The following coding sequences lie in one Lolium perenne isolate Kyuss_39 chromosome 2, Kyuss_2.0, whole genome shotgun sequence genomic window:
- the LOC127329897 gene encoding peroxidase 2-like has translation MASRVAILVSCALLLAATWQGAAAAPRLRVGYYQKKCPAAEYIVKGVVGKALQQNPGLGAGIIRMAFHDCFVQGCDASVLLDPTAANPRPEKLGAPNFPSLRGFEVIDDAKAALERFCPGVVSCADVIAFAARDSAYFLSNYRINYQIPSGRFDGSISLETDTFAFLPPPFFNHSQLVASFKAKNMNEDDLVVLSGAHSIGLSHCSSFTDRLPPNPSTINPALSTLLQSKCPVSPNFTNDPTVDQDMVTPNLLDNQYYKNIRKRNVLFTSDAALVTSPLSARKVYQNALFPEVWEKKFERAMVKMSAIELKTAANGEIRKNCRVVNN, from the exons ATGGCTAGCAGGGTTGCGATCTTGGTGTCGTGTGCGCTGCTCCTGGCGGCGACATGGCAgggtgcggcggcggcgcctcggcTGCGGGTCGGGTACTACCAAAAGAAGTGCCCGGCGGCGGAGTATATCGTCAAGGGGGTCGTCGGCAAGGCCCTCCAACAGAACCCCGGTCTCGGCGCCGGCATCATCCGCATGGCATTCCACGACTGCTTCGTCCAG GGCTGTGACGCGTCGGTGCTGCTGGACCCGACGGCGGCGAACCCTCGGCCGGAGAAGCTCGGCGCGCCCAACTTCCCCAGCCTGCGCGGCTTCGAGGTGATCGACGACGCTAAGGCGGCGCTCGAGAGGTTCTGCCCAGGAGTCGTCTCTTGCGCCGACGTCATCGCGTTCGCGGCCCGCGACTCCGCCTACTTCCTCAGCAACTATCGCATCAACTACCAAATTCCATCGGGGCGGTTCGACGGGAGCATCTCGCTCGAGACCGACACGTTCGCCTTCCTACCCCCGCCATTCTTCAACCACTCGCAGCTCGTCGCCAGCTTCAAGGCCAAGAACATGAACGAGGACGACCTGGTGGTGCTCTCCGGCGCGCACTCCATCGGCCTCTCGCACTGCTCCTCCTTCACCGACCGCCTCCCCCCGAACCCCTCCACCATCAACCCTGCTCTCTCCACCCTGCTGCAGAGCAAGTGCCCCGTGAGCCCAAATTTCACTAATGACCCCACGGTGGATCAGGACATGGTGACACCAAACCTGTTGGACAACCAGTACTACAAGAACATACGGAAACGCAATGTTCTCTTCACCTCTGACGCGGCGCTGGTAACATCGCCCCTGTCGGCGAGGAAGGTGTATCAGAACGCTTTGTTCCCCGAGGTTTGGGAAAAGAAGTTCGAAAGGGCCATGGTCAAGATGTCAGCTATCGAGCTCAAGACCGCTGCCAACGGCGAGATCAGAAAGAACTGCAGGGTCGTCAACAATTAG